One genomic region from Streptomyces sp. NBC_01304 encodes:
- a CDS encoding hemerythrin domain-containing protein has protein sequence MSTNQDVVELILEDHRTMEDLLRLMRSIEADRRAALHHFADLFVAHGVAEASVVYPVLTTHQERESVDADIAAHDVAGHRDGVMVLLALLGIDEIGSYEWDWRLRQLSVVVSRHADEEELTLLNGACRRLSRTQRVDLGAAFVGTRSRLLGSGCGDVSSLRGMVRI, from the coding sequence ATGTCCACAAACCAAGACGTGGTCGAGCTGATCCTCGAGGACCATCGGACGATGGAGGACCTGCTCCGGCTGATGCGCAGCATCGAGGCCGACCGGCGGGCCGCGCTGCACCACTTCGCCGATCTGTTCGTCGCGCACGGGGTGGCCGAGGCGAGTGTGGTCTACCCCGTACTCACCACGCATCAGGAACGAGAGAGCGTCGACGCGGACATCGCCGCGCACGATGTGGCCGGACACCGCGACGGCGTGATGGTGCTGCTCGCCCTGCTGGGCATCGACGAGATCGGCTCGTACGAATGGGACTGGCGGCTGAGGCAGTTGTCCGTGGTGGTCTCCCGCCACGCGGATGAGGAGGAACTCACCCTGCTCAACGGTGCCTGCCGCAGACTCAGCCGCACACAGCGCGTGGACCTGGGAGCGGCCTTCGTCGGGACGCGTAGCCGGCTGCTGGGCTCGGGATGCGGTGATGTCAGCAGTCTGCGTGGCATGGTCCGGATCTGA
- a CDS encoding VanZ family protein, with the protein MTSVKARKRRGRTSGTRWYVLKRRTPGSRGRARSRPSRSKRTRRTSQQGDPQRTNGPALPAALRVLVMLAAFAAMVGFGVVLARLTLEPSVASASLTHSNLRPGDSIRDYLAQPEFRDTIKQLGGNLLLGVPFGVLLPVLLPRTRGLLRVTLATAVVMVLVELTQGALVTGRTFDIDDVILNTFGALLGYVLLGRRLGRAVHPRRHHWWHRWTRQEIAKS; encoded by the coding sequence ATGACGAGCGTCAAGGCACGCAAGCGGCGCGGACGCACGTCCGGCACCCGCTGGTACGTACTCAAGCGACGCACTCCCGGTTCCCGCGGCCGCGCCCGCAGCAGGCCAAGTAGATCCAAACGGACCCGCCGCACTTCTCAACAGGGCGACCCTCAACGGACGAACGGCCCTGCACTGCCCGCGGCTCTGCGCGTTCTCGTCATGCTCGCCGCCTTCGCGGCGATGGTGGGGTTCGGGGTGGTGCTCGCCCGACTGACCCTCGAGCCCTCCGTCGCCTCCGCATCGCTGACCCACAGCAACCTGCGCCCCGGGGACTCCATCCGCGACTATCTCGCACAGCCCGAATTCCGCGACACCATCAAGCAGTTGGGCGGGAACCTGCTGCTCGGCGTGCCCTTCGGGGTGCTCCTGCCGGTCCTGCTGCCGCGCACTCGCGGACTGCTCCGGGTCACACTCGCCACGGCCGTGGTGATGGTGCTCGTCGAACTCACCCAGGGCGCGCTGGTCACCGGCAGGACCTTCGACATCGACGATGTCATCCTCAACACCTTCGGGGCGCTCCTGGGTTACGTGCTTCTCGGCCGCCGCCTCGGCCGCGCCGTGCATCCTCGACGGCATCACTGGTGGCACCGCTGGACGCGGCAGGAGATCGCCAAGTCCTGA
- a CDS encoding SpoIIE family protein phosphatase yields the protein MSRDAFAARPLVTFDAEALLAAVGPAASSSRLGREYRVLRQIVDGAAAGIVVLDTDLRYLYVNPHLARMNGMPAEAHMGRTITDLLPGVYRPAEALRQVLRDGRPREIVISGHTQARSPFAHREWRSTYHRIEDERGNVIGLVGIGLEITEPRQYLHGLERAHQRMALLDTAAVSIGTTLDVDATCAELADFVVPGLADAAAVELYPVDRPDRQDHTPPGIMRLRRAALSATLALKEALGDLARPSGFVDYDADSPLRKSMEQGRPWLQDLRDPDGDAVAGPYAERLRRYRAAGIHSALVVPLATRSRPLGTLSMVRTGPSPAFTPEDALVAEELATRAARALERAFHYAREHTMALELQRALLSEPSAPHPGLETASRYLPADDSSLVGGDWFDSLALPQGRNLLVIGDVMGHGVEAAVAMSHYRSMLRALAASGLALDDVLTYADLMVAESGFDRVATCLLVLGDPHTDTVTYASAGHLPPLRLTPDGPPQIVPVPAGPPLGTGLGEYATVTRPGLPGGVLLLYTDGLIERRGEDIDASLQRLTRLRLSPRDSLHKILDDVLAQLTDGPSGDDIALLAARTREVARPHDRT from the coding sequence GTGAGCCGGGACGCCTTCGCCGCGCGGCCGCTCGTGACCTTCGATGCGGAAGCGCTGCTCGCAGCGGTGGGCCCGGCCGCTTCCTCTTCCCGGTTGGGCCGCGAGTACCGGGTGCTGCGGCAGATCGTGGACGGCGCGGCCGCGGGAATTGTCGTGCTCGACACCGACCTGCGCTACCTGTACGTCAATCCGCACCTGGCCCGCATGAACGGAATGCCCGCCGAGGCCCACATGGGCCGCACCATCACCGACCTCCTCCCCGGCGTGTACCGCCCGGCAGAGGCGCTGCGCCAGGTCCTGCGGGACGGCCGCCCTCGCGAGATCGTCATCTCCGGCCACACCCAGGCCCGCTCCCCGTTCGCCCACCGCGAGTGGCGCAGCACCTATCACCGCATCGAGGACGAGCGCGGCAACGTCATCGGCCTGGTCGGCATCGGCCTGGAAATCACCGAGCCGCGCCAGTACCTGCACGGCCTGGAGCGCGCCCACCAGCGCATGGCTCTCCTGGACACGGCGGCCGTGAGCATCGGCACCACCCTCGACGTCGACGCCACCTGCGCCGAGCTCGCCGACTTCGTCGTGCCCGGCCTCGCCGACGCCGCCGCCGTCGAGCTCTACCCCGTGGACCGGCCCGACCGGCAGGACCACACACCGCCCGGCATCATGCGCCTGCGCCGCGCCGCGCTGAGCGCCACTCTTGCCCTGAAGGAGGCGCTGGGCGACCTTGCCCGCCCGAGTGGCTTTGTCGACTACGACGCGGACTCGCCGCTGCGCAAGTCCATGGAACAGGGCCGGCCCTGGCTGCAGGACCTGCGTGACCCGGACGGCGACGCCGTCGCGGGCCCCTACGCCGAACGCCTGCGCCGCTATCGCGCGGCGGGCATCCACTCCGCGCTGGTCGTTCCGCTGGCCACCCGGTCGCGGCCGCTCGGAACCCTGTCCATGGTCCGTACCGGCCCGTCCCCGGCCTTCACCCCTGAAGACGCCCTGGTCGCCGAGGAGTTGGCCACCCGCGCGGCCCGTGCGCTGGAACGGGCCTTCCACTACGCCCGCGAACACACCATGGCGCTGGAGCTGCAGCGCGCCCTGCTGAGCGAGCCGAGCGCCCCGCACCCCGGCCTGGAGACCGCCTCGCGGTATCTGCCCGCCGACGACAGCTCCCTGGTCGGCGGTGACTGGTTCGACTCGCTCGCCCTGCCCCAGGGCCGCAACCTGCTGGTCATCGGCGATGTCATGGGGCACGGCGTGGAGGCCGCCGTCGCCATGAGCCACTACCGCTCGATGCTGCGCGCCCTGGCCGCATCCGGTCTGGCCCTGGACGATGTCCTCACCTACGCCGACCTCATGGTCGCCGAGTCCGGCTTCGACCGGGTCGCCACCTGCCTCCTGGTCCTCGGCGACCCGCACACCGACACCGTCACCTACGCGAGTGCCGGTCATCTGCCGCCGCTGCGGCTGACCCCCGACGGCCCACCCCAGATCGTTCCGGTCCCGGCCGGACCCCCGCTCGGCACCGGTCTGGGGGAGTACGCCACCGTGACCCGGCCCGGACTGCCCGGTGGCGTCCTGCTGCTCTACACCGACGGCCTCATCGAGCGCCGGGGCGAGGACATCGATGCTTCCCTGCAGCGGCTGACCCGGCTGCGGCTGTCCCCGCGCGACAGCCTCCACAAGATCCTCGACGACGTCCTGGCCCAGCTCACCGACGGCCCGTCGGGGGACGACATCGCCCTGCTCGCCGCCCGGACCCGCGAGGTGGCCCGGCCGCACGACAGGACCTGA
- a CDS encoding iron chaperone, which produces MSSTEGGRHEGFSAEERAAMKDHAKELKAEARRSSRAEKAAEAERDVLAKIAEMQDSDRVMAERVHAVITAGAPGLAPKLWYGMPSYALDGKVVCFFQSAEKFKARYATLGFSDLAKLDEGPMWPAAFALTEVTPEVEAQIVALVEKAVR; this is translated from the coding sequence ATGAGCAGCACCGAGGGCGGCAGACACGAGGGATTCTCGGCCGAGGAACGGGCCGCGATGAAAGACCACGCAAAAGAGCTGAAGGCGGAGGCACGCCGCAGCTCGCGCGCGGAGAAGGCGGCGGAGGCGGAGCGGGACGTACTCGCGAAGATCGCCGAGATGCAGGACTCGGACCGGGTCATGGCCGAACGCGTGCACGCCGTCATCACGGCCGGCGCGCCCGGCCTCGCACCGAAACTCTGGTACGGCATGCCCTCCTACGCGCTGGACGGCAAGGTCGTCTGCTTCTTCCAGAGCGCGGAGAAGTTCAAGGCCCGCTACGCGACCCTGGGGTTCAGCGACTTGGCGAAGCTCGACGAGGGCCCGATGTGGCCGGCCGCCTTCGCCCTGACCGAGGTAACACCCGAGGTGGAGGCGCAGATCGTCGCGCTCGTGGAGAAGGCCGTGCGCTGA
- a CDS encoding acyl carrier protein, protein MPRKSLPTRLAATAALLLAAGALSAPAATARPADASTGNAYVLTVSTNPTSTDYDNRRVDVTGTVTKADGTPAPNIPVTIQEVVRFTTWNPWGDPIDPTYYEPRDLGRPVTDADGKFTIPDVDIDHVSGSSLLNVQHKVQITAAYDEDGDPDTPQDGYYTDTTVAANAKPSSVSYQVNKKKVKAGDILTVQGKVTLPKGVEPQGTEVFLQTYWEQESHVKTTTEEDGFFVLSVRVSGYDDTFELRTAPRDLYVAGAQQKLPVTNTSLPRP, encoded by the coding sequence GTGCCCAGGAAGTCCCTGCCCACGCGGCTTGCCGCCACCGCCGCACTCCTGCTCGCCGCAGGCGCGCTGTCCGCGCCCGCCGCCACAGCCCGGCCCGCGGACGCCTCAACCGGCAACGCCTATGTGCTGACCGTGAGCACCAACCCGACCAGCACCGACTACGACAACCGGCGCGTCGACGTCACCGGCACCGTCACGAAGGCGGATGGCACCCCGGCGCCCAACATCCCCGTCACCATCCAGGAGGTCGTCCGCTTCACCACCTGGAATCCGTGGGGCGACCCGATCGACCCCACCTACTACGAGCCCCGCGACCTGGGCAGGCCGGTCACCGACGCCGACGGGAAGTTCACCATCCCCGATGTCGACATCGACCACGTGAGTGGCAGCAGCCTCCTCAACGTCCAGCACAAAGTGCAGATCACGGCCGCCTACGACGAGGACGGCGACCCCGACACCCCGCAGGACGGCTACTACACGGACACCACCGTCGCCGCCAACGCCAAGCCCAGCTCCGTCAGTTACCAGGTCAACAAGAAGAAGGTGAAGGCGGGCGACATCCTCACCGTCCAGGGCAAGGTCACCCTCCCCAAGGGGGTCGAGCCCCAAGGCACCGAGGTCTTCCTGCAGACCTACTGGGAGCAGGAGTCCCACGTGAAGACGACCACCGAGGAGGACGGCTTCTTCGTCCTGTCCGTGCGCGTCTCCGGCTACGACGACACGTTCGAACTGCGCACGGCGCCGAGGGACCTCTACGTGGCGGGTGCGCAGCAGAAGCTTCCGGTCACCAACACCTCACTGCCGCGCCCGTAG
- a CDS encoding phenylacetate--CoA ligase family protein: MFDAGIRQFRLAWAMVLGRPINVRSAEKLVADALATLAEFGSPGEDVEQLLRGASADPQMRTDLTNKAVRRTAKRLAAKSAFYAEQFKAAGIDPATLDIDNITAVPVTTKTDLVKRADDFLCSEPFLASRTTGTTGRPAEVWYSAYEERLWPALVALSQILRGNVRTTDLMQFNVSSRATGTSYAEMQVARLAGAAIRMVGLVPPAETLDLMTGTDASAPTLMVTYPSYLGRLITEARERGLGPDDFRLRAINVGSEVLSPALAKAAADTFGARINDGYGMTELTPMAGAICRQQHLHIDSSIGLVEVCDLETGERAEPGALGTIVATPFYPYRECMPLFRYDTRDLVRRLPDGPLDCEMANVPATSHVLGKADHVLRTADGVVTPRDVIEVLDALPGVQWPVRHRATVVDGKLRIELPRSQSGDWDRADVIARFAAAGMDTDLDIVDVDGRELRRYRCDLTESSFTRRTA, translated from the coding sequence ATGTTCGACGCGGGCATCCGGCAGTTCCGGCTGGCATGGGCGATGGTGCTCGGACGCCCGATCAACGTACGATCCGCCGAGAAACTGGTCGCCGACGCCTTGGCGACGCTGGCTGAATTCGGCTCCCCCGGCGAGGACGTCGAGCAGCTGCTGCGCGGTGCCTCCGCAGACCCGCAGATGCGAACCGATCTCACGAACAAGGCAGTGCGCCGCACCGCGAAACGGCTTGCGGCCAAGTCGGCCTTCTACGCCGAACAGTTCAAAGCCGCCGGCATCGACCCGGCGACACTGGACATCGACAACATCACCGCGGTGCCGGTGACCACCAAGACCGATCTGGTCAAACGCGCCGACGATTTCCTGTGCAGCGAGCCGTTTCTCGCCTCCCGGACCACGGGGACGACAGGACGCCCCGCAGAGGTCTGGTACTCCGCGTACGAAGAGCGCCTGTGGCCCGCCCTGGTGGCCCTCTCCCAGATCCTTCGCGGCAACGTCCGCACCACTGATCTGATGCAGTTCAACGTGAGTTCACGCGCCACCGGCACGTCGTACGCCGAAATGCAGGTGGCCCGTCTGGCCGGCGCGGCCATCCGCATGGTCGGCCTGGTGCCGCCCGCCGAGACCCTCGACCTGATGACCGGCACGGACGCCAGCGCGCCCACCCTGATGGTCACTTACCCCAGCTACCTCGGCCGGCTGATCACCGAGGCACGTGAACGCGGCCTCGGACCCGACGACTTCAGGCTGCGCGCCATCAACGTCGGCAGCGAGGTGCTCTCGCCCGCCCTCGCCAAGGCGGCCGCCGACACCTTCGGCGCCCGCATCAACGACGGCTACGGCATGACCGAACTCACCCCGATGGCCGGCGCGATCTGCCGGCAGCAGCATCTGCACATCGACTCCAGCATCGGCCTGGTCGAGGTGTGCGACCTGGAGACCGGCGAACGGGCCGAACCGGGCGCCCTCGGCACGATCGTGGCGACGCCCTTCTACCCGTACCGGGAGTGCATGCCGCTGTTCCGCTACGACACCCGTGACCTGGTGCGCCGCCTTCCCGACGGGCCACTGGACTGCGAGATGGCGAACGTGCCGGCGACCTCGCACGTCCTCGGCAAGGCCGATCATGTGCTGCGCACGGCCGACGGCGTGGTGACACCACGCGATGTGATCGAGGTCCTGGACGCCCTGCCAGGGGTCCAGTGGCCGGTGCGGCACCGGGCCACCGTCGTCGACGGCAAACTGCGGATCGAGCTGCCCAGGTCGCAGTCCGGCGACTGGGACCGCGCCGACGTGATCGCCCGCTTCGCCGCCGCGGGCATGGACACCGACCTCGACATCGTGGACGTCGACGGCCGCGAACTACGGCGCTACCGCTGCGACTTGACCGAGAGCAGCTTCACGAGGAGGACCGCGTGA